The following coding sequences lie in one Vibrio sp. BS-M-Sm-2 genomic window:
- the sph gene encoding sphingomyelin phosphodiesterase — translation MTKYLISVLLILITLTLRAEEISSPPKIMNYNVYMLDHRLGIFVGGTNPNKRAQLLANSSVFDDTDVVIFNEVFDNQASQILIDTLAQKFGYLTPVLGRTKNGWDHTEGWRSTSLDDGGVIVFSKYPIEYKSQVIFRDGCGADWASQKGFIHTVINKGGERYNIIGTHVQADDDTCNTPPSVVRQDQFAQIENYIFGSNRSADEMFFIAGDLNVAKDSQEFSSMLETLNVSEPTNYAGAPYSWDPAVNGLAHANYSDLKGQLLDYVLVERSHKQPKNWHNQVLDIVSDRVVLPGTQEPYYFYEYSDHFPVAAFEYADESTPIHSVRPINKPYNSIRLKHRSTGEYVYADPNVPNGWLTYGRDGEQSNAKFKLDNWHPYNGTCIHDHDYVQISRKDDYKDYYWTYSSNTYYTEDHDSSDFMKISRLTESESCIQNGDVVYIYDHAHHLWTSADKYLEPINTYIKATKELPVSENGLFIIEMDNFEFSDWESNITHK, via the coding sequence ATGACTAAATATCTAATATCAGTCTTGCTCATACTGATCACTCTTACTTTGCGAGCTGAGGAGATCAGCTCACCCCCCAAGATAATGAATTATAACGTTTATATGCTGGATCATCGTCTCGGAATTTTCGTTGGTGGGACTAATCCAAATAAACGAGCACAGTTGTTGGCGAACTCTTCGGTTTTTGATGATACCGACGTGGTTATATTTAACGAAGTGTTCGACAACCAAGCAAGCCAAATACTTATCGATACACTAGCTCAGAAGTTTGGATATCTAACTCCTGTTTTGGGCCGTACAAAAAATGGCTGGGATCACACTGAAGGTTGGCGATCGACATCTCTTGATGATGGCGGCGTGATTGTATTTAGTAAATATCCAATTGAGTACAAGTCACAAGTGATCTTCAGAGATGGGTGCGGTGCAGACTGGGCATCTCAAAAAGGTTTTATACACACTGTCATTAATAAAGGTGGAGAGAGGTACAATATTATCGGCACCCACGTTCAAGCTGATGATGACACCTGCAACACTCCTCCTTCTGTGGTTAGACAAGACCAGTTTGCACAAATAGAGAACTATATTTTCGGGTCAAACCGCTCAGCTGATGAAATGTTTTTTATTGCTGGTGATTTAAATGTAGCAAAAGACTCACAAGAGTTTTCTTCAATGCTCGAGACCTTAAATGTATCAGAGCCAACCAATTACGCTGGTGCGCCATACTCATGGGACCCTGCAGTAAATGGTTTAGCACACGCAAACTATTCTGATCTAAAAGGGCAATTACTTGACTATGTTCTGGTCGAGCGTAGTCACAAGCAACCCAAGAACTGGCACAACCAAGTGTTAGATATAGTATCGGATAGAGTTGTTCTACCTGGCACACAGGAGCCGTATTACTTTTATGAGTATTCAGATCATTTCCCTGTCGCTGCGTTTGAGTATGCAGATGAAAGCACGCCAATTCATAGCGTGCGTCCAATCAATAAGCCATATAACTCAATCAGGCTAAAGCATCGATCGACTGGTGAATATGTTTACGCGGATCCAAATGTGCCTAATGGCTGGCTTACCTACGGTCGCGATGGAGAGCAATCCAACGCTAAGTTTAAGTTAGACAACTGGCATCCATATAATGGTACTTGTATTCACGACCATGACTATGTACAGATCTCAAGAAAAGATGATTATAAAGATTACTACTGGACCTATAGTAGTAATACGTATTACACCGAAGATCACGACTCTTCTGACTTCATGAAGATAAGCCGCCTAACAGAATCCGAAAGCTGCATCCAGAATGGTGATGTCGTATATATTTATGATCATGCGCATCATTTGTGGACATCAGCGGACAAATATCTTGAGCCTATAAATACGTACATCAAAGCGACTAAGGAGCTGCCAGTTAGCGAAAATGGGCTGTTCATTATTGAGATGGATAACTTTGAATTCTCTGACTGGGAATCGAATATAACTCATAAATGA